The genomic interval GGGGCAAGTTGTACAATATATTCTCATGTTGCTGTAAGAGAGCGGGTAACTATAGGCAGCAATGTGATAATACATTCCGGTACAGTAATAGGTAGCGACGGTTTCGGTTATGCCACTGTTAAAGATGTCCATTACAAAATTCCGCAAATAGGCACTGTATTTATAGAGGATGATGTTGAAATAGGAGCAAATGTGACTATTGACAGGGCTCGCTTCGGGAAGACTCATATAAAGAGGGGAACAAAAATCGATAACCTTGTTCAGATTGCCCACAATGTTGAGATAGGCGAAAATTCTATTGTAGTAGCTCAGTCTGGGATATCCGGCAGCACTAATATAGGTAGAGGTGTTATATTGGCGGGGCAATCTGGAGTTGTTGGCCATATCAATATAGGTGATAATGCGCGTGTGGCAGCTCAGGCGGGAGTTACAAAATCAGTTCCAGAAGGTGAGGTAGTGTCGGGCTATCCTGCTAGGCCTCATGGCACGGCAAAGAGAATTAATGCCTGCGTACAGAAGTTACCAGAATTCTATAAATGTATTAAGGGTCTTCAGAAAAAGATTGAGGATTTGGAATCAGAGTTAAGGGAGCTACGGGAAAAGGCGTCTTAAAGTGGAACATCAGCATACTATTTCAAAAGATGCAGCTATCTCGGGGGTAGGTCTTCATACAGATGAGAGAGTTAATTTAAAGATTAAGCCTGGAGAGGTTGATAGCGGAATAACTTTTAGAAGAATAGATATAGAGAGTTCTCCTCTTATACCTGCTCACATCTCGCATGTTCTAGATTTGACTTTAAGTCTTAGGCGTACGTCTATTGGCATTGATAATATAGAGATTCATACAATAGAACATCTTATGGCTTCTTTGGCAGCCTGTAAGATAGATAATGTCTTAGTTGAGATAGATGGTGTTGAGGTTCCAGGTTTAGACGGAAGTGCTCTGCCTTTTATTGAAAAGATAAAAAATGCAGGCATAGTTAAGCAGAATGCAACAAGGAAGACTTATCGACTTAAAGAACCTATTTTAGTTGAAGATGGAGAAGCCTCCCTGATGGCTTTTCCCAGCAATAACTTAAATATCTCTTACCTTCTGAATTATGATCATCCTCAGCTTAAAACCCAATATATAAGACATGTTTTAGATGAGGGAACATTTAAAGATGAGATTGCTCCCAGCAGAACATTCTGTTTAGAGGAAGAGGCTGAAAAATTAACGGAGATGGGCTTAGGTAAGGGTGCTAATTATGACAATACGCTAGTTGTAACTGATTCAGGTGTTATAGAAAATCAATATAGAATAGAAGATGAGCCTGCAAGGCATAAGGTTCTAGATTTAATAGGCGATCTTTATCTCGTAGGTTGTAAGTTGGAGGCTAATATAGTAGGAATAAAGAGCGGCCATCCTTTAAATATAAGGATGGTTAGAAGAATAGAACAGCAGATCAAAAGGTTTCAGCAAGCCGGGATACATAGGGGCGGATTAAAAGAGTTTGAGCTACCTTTGGGGGTGGAAGAGATAAAGCAGATACTTCCTCATAGAGATCCTTTTCTTTTTATAGATAGTATCATAGAGATAGAAGAGGGCAAGCGTGCTGTGGGGATTAAAAAGTTGGCTTTAGACGAGTACTTCTTTAAGGGTCATTTCCCAGGGCGGCCGGTTATGCCGGGAGTGTTAATAGTTGAGGCGATGGCTCAGGTTTCAGGTGTATTGATGTTAATCCAAAAGCAACATAGAGGAAAACTTGCTTTCTTTATGGGTGTTGATAAGGTTAGATTTAGAAGGCCGGTTCTTCCTGGAGATCAATTGTATCTTGAAGCTGAAGTTGGTCGATTAAGGAC from Candidatus Kaelpia imicola carries:
- the lpxD gene encoding UDP-3-O-(3-hydroxymyristoyl)glucosamine N-acyltransferase, which encodes MKVNSGYDENGFRPRLDLTLTRIAKLIDGEVIGDGSIIIKGLSGIKEAQEGDITFVANPKYFSLINTTRASAVITSQAVEGTDKPIIKTENPSLAFAKLVSHFAPDENGIKPGVHPTAIIGKDVKLGENVSIGPYVVVSDGAFIGDNTVLQAGVYVGSYSKIGASCTIYSHVAVRERVTIGSNVIIHSGTVIGSDGFGYATVKDVHYKIPQIGTVFIEDDVEIGANVTIDRARFGKTHIKRGTKIDNLVQIAHNVEIGENSIVVAQSGISGSTNIGRGVILAGQSGVVGHINIGDNARVAAQAGVTKSVPEGEVVSGYPARPHGTAKRINACVQKLPEFYKCIKGLQKKIEDLESELRELREKAS
- the lpxC gene encoding UDP-3-O-acyl-N-acetylglucosamine deacetylase: MEHQHTISKDAAISGVGLHTDERVNLKIKPGEVDSGITFRRIDIESSPLIPAHISHVLDLTLSLRRTSIGIDNIEIHTIEHLMASLAACKIDNVLVEIDGVEVPGLDGSALPFIEKIKNAGIVKQNATRKTYRLKEPILVEDGEASLMAFPSNNLNISYLLNYDHPQLKTQYIRHVLDEGTFKDEIAPSRTFCLEEEAEKLTEMGLGKGANYDNTLVVTDSGVIENQYRIEDEPARHKVLDLIGDLYLVGCKLEANIVGIKSGHPLNIRMVRRIEQQIKRFQQAGIHRGGLKEFELPLGVEEIKQILPHRDPFLFIDSIIEIEEGKRAVGIKKLALDEYFFKGHFPGRPVMPGVLIVEAMAQVSGVLMLIQKQHRGKLAFFMGVDKVRFRRPVLPGDQLYLEAEVGRLRTKTGEMHARALVNGKVAAEASLLFALIEK